The following coding sequences lie in one Arabidopsis thaliana chromosome 3, partial sequence genomic window:
- the UMAMIT41 gene encoding nodulin MtN21 /EamA-like transporter family protein (nodulin MtN21 /EamA-like transporter family protein; INVOLVED IN: biological_process unknown; LOCATED IN: endomembrane system, membrane; EXPRESSED IN: 23 plant structures; EXPRESSED DURING: 13 growth stages; CONTAINS InterPro DOMAIN/s: Protein of unknown function DUF6, transmembrane (InterPro:IPR000620); BEST Arabidopsis thaliana protein match is: nodulin MtN21 /EamA-like transporter family protein (TAIR:AT5G40240.1); Has 1917 Blast hits to 1909 proteins in 293 species: Archae - 12; Bacteria - 576; Metazoa - 4; Fungi - 10; Plants - 1200; Viruses - 0; Other Eukaryotes - 115 (source: NCBI BLink).), whose translation MARKYFQREVLPVTALVIMECANVGLNTLFKAATLKGMSFHVFIVYSYGLAALLLLPSLFCSFRSRTLPPMNFSILYKIVLLGIIGCCSNIMGYTGINYSSPTLASAISNLTPAFTFLLAVVFRMESVSFKRTSSVAKMLGTVVSIGGAFIVTLYNGPVVIAKSPPSVSLRSQSTNPNWILGAGFLAVEYFCVPLWYIVQTQIMREYPAEFTVVCFYSIGVSFWTALVTLFTEGNDLGAWKIKPNIALVSIVCSGLFGSCINNTIHTWALRIKGPLFVAMFKPLSIAIAVAMGVIFLRDSLYIGSLIGATVITIGFYTVMWGKAKEVALVEDDNKANHEEANEADLDSPSGSQKAPLLESYKNDEHV comes from the exons atggcgCGGAAATACTTTCAGAGAGAAGTTTTGCCGGTAACGGCTTTGGTAATAATGGAATGTGCAAACGTTGGTTTAAACACTCTGTTTAAAGCAGCAACTTTGAAAGGCATGAGCTTTCATGTCTTCATCGTTTACTCTTATGGTCTCGctgctctgcttcttcttccttctctgttttgctctttcag ATCAAGAACTCTTCCACCGATGAATTTCTCTATTCTCTACAAAATCGTGCTCTTAGGGATTATTGG ATGCTGTTCAAACATAATGGGATACACAGGGATAAATTATAGTTCTCCAACACTTGCTTCTGCAATCAGCAACCTCACTCCTGCTTTCACCTTCTTGCTTGCAGTCGTTTTCAG GATGGAGAGTGTGTCTTTTAAGAGAACAAGTAGTGTGGCTAAAATGTTAGGAACCGTTGTTTCTATTGGAGGTGCATTTATAGTGACTCTTTATAATGGTCCTGTTGTGATTGCTAAATCGCCACCGTCTGTTTCTTTGCGATCGCAATCGACTAACCCTAATTGGATACTTGGTGCGGGTTTCCTTGCGGTCGAGTATTTCTGTGTTCCATTGTGGTACATTGTTCAG ACTCAAATCATGAGAGAGTATCCGGCCGAGTTTACCGTTGTTTGCTTTTATAGCATAGGCGTTAGCTTTTGGACCGCGCTAGTCACATTGTTCACTGAAGGGAATGACTTGGGTGCATGGAAGATAAAACCGAATATAGCTTTAGTGTCGATCGTTTGCTCG GGATTGTTTGGATCTTGCATAAACAATACTATCCACACGTGGGCATTGCGGATCAAGGGGCCTTTATTTGTTGCAATGTTCAAGCCATTGTCTATTGCAATTGCTGTTGCAATGGGAGTTATCTTCCTGCGAGATTCTCTCTACATCGGCAG CTTGATCGGGGCAACGGTAATAACAATCGGGTTTTACACGGTAATGTGGGGAAAAGCCAAGGAAGTGGCCTTGGTCGAAGATGATAACAAGGCTAACCACGAGGAGGCCAATGAAGCTGACCTTGATTCTCCATCGGGTTCACAGAAGGCTCCTCTCTTGGAAAGTTACAAGAACGATGAACATGTATGA
- a CDS encoding Leucine-rich receptor-like protein kinase family protein (Leucine-rich receptor-like protein kinase family protein; FUNCTIONS IN: protein serine/threonine kinase activity, kinase activity, ATP binding; INVOLVED IN: transmembrane receptor protein tyrosine kinase signaling pathway, protein amino acid phosphorylation; LOCATED IN: endomembrane system; EXPRESSED IN: 23 plant structures; EXPRESSED DURING: 13 growth stages; CONTAINS InterPro DOMAIN/s: Protein kinase, ATP binding site (InterPro:IPR017441), Protein kinase, catalytic domain (InterPro:IPR000719), Leucine-rich repeat-containing N-terminal domain, type 2 (InterPro:IPR013210), Leucine-rich repeat (InterPro:IPR001611), Serine/threonine-protein kinase-like domain (InterPro:IPR017442), Protein kinase-like domain (InterPro:IPR011009); BEST Arabidopsis thaliana protein match is: Leucine-rich repeat protein kinase family protein (TAIR:AT3G56370.1); Has 223464 Blast hits to 137757 proteins in 4468 species: Archae - 159; Bacteria - 21919; Metazoa - 74524; Fungi - 10664; Plants - 90017; Viruses - 245; Other Eukaryotes - 25936 (source: NCBI BLink).), protein MGKQRRTMISFTLFLTLTMMSSLINGDTDSIQLNDDVLGLIVFKSDLNDPFSHLESWTEDDNTPCSWSYVKCNPKTSRVIELSLDGLALTGKINRGIQKLQRLKVLSLSNNNFTGNINALSNNNHLQKLDLSHNNLSGQIPSSLGSITSLQHLDLTGNSFSGTLSDDLFNNCSSLRYLSLSHNHLEGQIPSTLFRCSVLNSLNLSRNRFSGNPSFVSGIWRLERLRALDLSSNSLSGSIPLGILSLHNLKELQLQRNQFSGALPSDIGLCPHLNRVDLSSNHFSGELPRTLQKLKSLNHFDVSNNLLSGDFPPWIGDMTGLVHLDFSSNELTGKLPSSISNLRSLKDLNLSENKLSGEVPESLESCKELMIVQLKGNDFSGNIPDGFFDLGLQEMDFSGNGLTGSIPRGSSRLFESLIRLDLSHNSLTGSIPGEVGLFIHMRYLNLSWNHFNTRVPPEIEFLQNLTVLDLRNSALIGSVPADICESQSLQILQLDGNSLTGSIPEGIGNCSSLKLLSLSHNNLTGPIPKSLSNLQELKILKLEANKLSGEIPKELGDLQNLLLVNVSFNRLIGRLPLGDVFQSLDQSAIQGNLGICSPLLRGPCTLNVPKPLVINPNSYGNGNNMPGNRASGGSGTFHRRMFLSVSVIVAISAAILIFSGVIIITLLNASVRRRLAFVDNALESIFSGSSKSGRSLMMGKLVLLNSRTSRSSSSSQEFERNPESLLNKASRIGEGVFGTVYKAPLGEQGRNLAVKKLVPSPILQNLEDFDREVRILAKAKHPNLVSIKGYFWTPDLHLLVSEYIPNGNLQSKLHEREPSTPPLSWDVRYKIILGTAKGLAYLHHTFRPTTIHFNLKPTNILLDEKNNPKISDFGLSRLLTTQDGNTMNNNRFQNALGYVAPELECQNLRVNEKCDVYGFGVLILELVTGRRPVEYGEDSFVILSDHVRVMLEQGNVLECIDPVMEEQYSEDEVLPVLKLALVCTSQIPSNRPTMAEIVQILQVINSPVPHRIMDSF, encoded by the exons ATGGGCAAACAGAGAAGAACCATGATCtcatttactctgtttctcacATTGACAATGATGTCATCACTCATCAATGGCGATACCGACTCAATTCAActaaacgacgacgttttagGACTCATCGTCTTCAAATCAGACCTCAACGACCCATTTTCACACCTTGAGTCATGGACCGAAGACGACAACACTCCTTGTTCATGGAGTTACGTCAAATGCAACCCCAAAACATCTCGAGTCATCGAGCTTTCTCTCGACGGTTTAGCCTTAACCGGAAAAATCAACCGCGGAATCCAAAAGCTTCAACGTTTAAAAGTACTCTCACTttccaacaacaacttcaccgGAAACATCAACGCTCTCTCAAACAACAACCATCTCCAAAAGCTAGATCTTAGCCACAACAATCTCTCCGGTCAAATCCCTTCTTCTCTCGGTTCAATAACCTCCTTGCAACACCTTGACTTAACCGGAAACTCCTTCTCCGGTACACTCTCTGACGATTTGTTCAACAACTGTTCCTCTCTTAgatatctttctctctcccaCAACCACCTCGAAGGTCAAATCCCAAGTACTCTGTTTCGATGCTCTGTTTTAAACAGTCTCAATCTTTCAAGAAACCGTTTCTCCGGTAACCCTAGCTTCGTCTCAGGAATCTGGAGACTTGAGAGGTTAAGAGCTTTAGATCTATCTTCTAACTCACTTTCTGGTTCAATACCTTTGGGGATACTCTCTCTACATAACTTGAAAGAGTTGCAACTACAGAGGAATCAGTTCTCTGGAGCATTGCCTTCAGATATTGGACTCTGTCCTCATTTAAACAGAGTTGATCTAAGTTCCAATCATTTCTCTGGTGAACTTCCAAGAACTCTTCAGAAGCTGAAATCTTTAAATCACTTCGATGTATCGAACAATTTGCTCTCCGGTGATTTCCCGCCATGGATCGGTGACATGACCGGTTTAGTACACTTGGATTTCTCCAGCAATGAGTTAACCGGAAAGCTTCCTTCTTCTATTAGTAACTTGAGGTCTCTAAAGGATCTAAACTTGTCTGAGAACAAACTCTCCGGCGAGGTACCTGAGTCTTTGGAATCATGCAAAGAGCTTATGATTGTTCAGCTTAAAGGCAATGACTTCTCCGGTAACATTCCTGATGGTTTTTTTGATCTTGGTCTTCAAGAAATGGATTTTTCGGGTAACGGTTTAACCGGTTCGATCCCAAGAGGCTCAAGCAGGCTTTTCGAGTCACTCATAAGGCTCGATCTTTCGCATAACAGTCTCACTGGAAGTATACCTGGTGAAGTAGGACTCTTCATCCACATGAGATACCTTAATTTATCATGGAACCATTTCAACACAAGAGTTCCTCCTGAAATTGAGTTTCTACAGAACTTAACGGTATTGGATCTTAGGAACAGTGCACTGATTGGTTCGGTTCCTGCTGATATATGTGAGTCTCAGAGTCTTCAGATACTTCAACTGGATGGTAACTCACTAACCGGTTCTATACCGGAAGGAATCGGAAACTGCTCTTCTCTTAAATTGTT GAGTTTGTCTCATAACAATCTTACCGGTCCTATTCCTAAATCTCTTTCAAACTTACAAGAGCTCAAGATTTTAAAGCTAGAGGCTAATAAGCTTAGTGGAGAAATACCGAAAGAGCTTGGGGATTTGCAGAATCTGTTATTGGTTAACGTTTCGTTTAACCGACTTATCGGAAGGTTACCATTGGGAGATGTGTTCCAAAGCTTAGACCAGAGTGCTATACAAGGAAACCTAGGTATTTGTTCACCGTTGTTGAGAGGTCCTTGTACACTGAATGTTCCAAAGCCTCTTGTCATCAATCCAAACTCCTACGGGAATGGGAACAATATGCCTGGAAACCGAGCAAGCGGTGGTTCTGGAACATTCCACCGCAGAATGTTCCTGAGTGTTTCAGTGATTGTAGCAATATCAGCTGCGATTCTCATCTTCTCTGGAGTCATAATTATAACGCTGCTTAACGCGTCTGTTAGAAGACGGCTTGCATTTGTAGACAATGCGTTGGAAAGCATTTTCTCGGGGTCTTCGAAATCAGGAAGAAGCTTAATGATGGGTAAACTTGTTCTGTTAAACTCAAGAACTTCACGTTCCTCGTCTTCGTCTCAAGAGTTCGAAAGAAACCCAGAGTCACTTCTCAACAAAGCTTCAAGAATCGGTGAAGGGGTTTTTGGAACAGTCTACAAAGCACCTTTAGGAGAGCAAGGGAGAAACTTGGCTGTTAAGAAACTTGTCCCGTCTCCGATTCTTCAAAACCTAGAAGATTTTGATCGCGAAGTTCGGATATTGGCGAAAGCGAAGCACCCTAATCTAGTATCGATCAAAGGGTATTTCTGGACACCGGACTTGCATCTTCTGGTATCAGAATACATCCCCAATGGAAACTTGCAGTCCAAGTTACACGAACGAGAACCCTCAACACCGCCTCTTTCTTGGGACGTAAGATACAAAATCATCCTCGGTACAGCTAAAGGACTCGCTTATCTCCATCACACATTCCGTCCAACAACCATCCACTTCAACCTGAAACCGACAAACATCCTCCTCGACGAGAAAAACAACCCGAAAATCTCTGATTTCGGGCTATCTCGTCTCCTAACAACACAAGACGGGAACACAATGAACAACAACAGGTTTCAAAACGCTTTAGGCTACGTAGCGCCTGAACTAGAGTGTCAGAACTTAAGGGTCAACGAGAAATGCGATGTTTACGGGTTCGGGGTTTTGATACTCGAACTGGTGACTGGTCGGAGACCGGTGGAGTATGGTGAAGACAGCTTTGTGATACTTAGTGACCATGTTCGAGTTATGTTAGAACAAGGGAATGTGTTGGAGTGTATTGATCCTGTGATGGAGGAACAATACTCTGAAGATGAGGTTTTGCCTGTCTTGAAACTTGCTCTGGTCTGTACTTCTCAGATACCTTCGAATCGGCCAACAATGGCCGAGATTGTTCAGATCTTGCAGGTCATCAATTCTCCTGTTCCCCACCGTATCATGGATAGTTTCTAA
- the UMAMIT43-psi gene encoding Nodulin MtN21 /EamA-like transporter family protein (Nodulin MtN21 /EamA-like transporter family protein; FUNCTIONS IN: molecular_function unknown; INVOLVED IN: biological_process unknown; LOCATED IN: membrane; CONTAINS InterPro DOMAIN/s: Protein of unknown function DUF6, transmembrane (InterPro:IPR000620); BEST Arabidopsis thaliana protein match is: nodulin MtN21 /EamA-like transporter family protein (TAIR:AT5G40210.1); Has 1083 Blast hits to 1079 proteins in 35 species: Archae - 0; Bacteria - 17; Metazoa - 0; Fungi - 0; Plants - 1059; Viruses - 0; Other Eukaryotes - 7 (source: NCBI BLink).) — protein MAPSSSPHLSRPFISFSVFRHLPRNRPIIIGSSGEVFWVEYTLIAVAYIVQTHIMREYPSEFALALSHNVCVSISCAFVSLFVEENNPSAWIMRSKIMLICIVATGVVNSTSYVVESWTVRYKGAVFLAMFRPLSIVTAVVLGAIFLGDSLYLGR, from the exons ATGGCCCCATCGTCTTCGCCGCATCTAAGCCGTCCTTTTATCTCCTTCAGCGTCTTTCGGCACCTCCCTCGCAACCGTCCAATTATAATTGGGTCATCGGGGGAGGTCTTCTGGGTTGAATACACTCTCATTGCCGTCGCTTACATTGTTCAg ACACATATAATGAGGGAATATCCGTCGGAATTTGCCTTGGCACTTTCCCACAATGTCTGCGTTTCAATCTCTTGTGCATTTGTTAGTTTATTCGTGGAGGAGAACAATCCTAGCGCATGGATTATGAGATCGAAAATTATGTTGATATGCATCGTCGCAACG GGGGTGGTGAATTCGACGAGCTATGTTGTTGAATCATGGACAGTGCGATATAAGGGGGCTGTGTTCCTAGCAATGTTCAGGCCATTATCTATCGTAACCGCTGTCGTACTAGGGGCAATATTTCTAGGCGATTCTCTCTATCTCGGAAGGTGA